In Methanooceanicella nereidis, a single window of DNA contains:
- a CDS encoding methanogenesis marker 12 protein, translated as MFIGIDHGTTGIRFANTEGQWFEISRKQARDMTKEQIISKMTSSFDVKVNDIELIALTYSMGDGISKITGVNKVENRGVISQKGAGVHIGGGTNVYDAIASSGIRAVVIPGIHRHNSAHPCFRLFSHGASPEKLGIAYNAYMARKDRSFIVSDISSNTVTMCVQDLKMLGAIDACIFAPGVHHGPLDLDAIRDVDAGLMSANDAFSTAGVTRVIPHKSLDELLAAKDKNDEDALWAFDTIAVFAAMEIASFLMLCPECTVFTAGSVGSMDMVRDRISGLIKKEVHVLGKLSAAIGLAQIARDVYAGEKDILGIKVDI; from the coding sequence TTGTTCATCGGCATAGATCATGGCACCACAGGCATACGTTTCGCTAACACCGAAGGGCAATGGTTCGAGATATCGAGAAAGCAGGCCCGGGATATGACAAAGGAGCAGATAATCTCTAAGATGACTTCGAGCTTTGACGTCAAAGTAAATGATATAGAGCTGATAGCTCTGACATATTCCATGGGTGACGGAATATCTAAGATCACCGGCGTGAACAAAGTAGAGAACAGGGGAGTCATCAGCCAGAAGGGAGCCGGCGTACATATAGGAGGAGGTACCAACGTCTATGACGCCATAGCTTCATCGGGGATCAGGGCAGTCGTGATACCGGGAATACACCGCCATAATTCGGCTCACCCCTGCTTCAGGTTATTTTCACATGGAGCCAGCCCTGAAAAGCTCGGGATCGCCTATAACGCATATATGGCAAGAAAGGACAGGAGCTTTATCGTATCCGACATAAGCTCGAACACTGTAACTATGTGCGTACAGGATTTGAAAATGCTTGGCGCCATCGATGCATGCATTTTCGCCCCGGGAGTGCATCACGGGCCCCTTGACCTTGACGCCATAAGGGACGTTGATGCAGGACTGATGAGCGCCAATGACGCGTTTTCTACGGCAGGCGTGACCAGGGTGATACCGCATAAAAGCCTGGACGAACTGCTTGCGGCTAAAGATAAGAACGATGAAGATGCGTTGTGGGCATTCGATACGATAGCTGTTTTTGCCGCGATGGAAATTGCCTCTTTCCTGATGCTATGCCCTGAATGCACCGTGTTCACAGCCGGATCGGTAGGTTCAATGGATATGGTCAGGGACAGGATATCGGGACTTATCAAAAAGGAAGTCCATGTCCTCGGAAAATTATCGGCTGCCATAGGACTTGCGCAGATAGCACGAGACGTCTATGCGGGAGAAAAAGATATACTTGGTATCAAGGTCGACATTTAA